A DNA window from Actinomadura luzonensis contains the following coding sequences:
- a CDS encoding GAF and ANTAR domain-containing protein — protein sequence MNRPSVPTDIEEFERALADCVSIATRSMPDAPMVSIALCGEDGLRTVACSHARAELLDELQSITGQGPSLDALGTGEPVTSGDAVSDARWQRFTAESGLKSLHSEPLKSEGLMLGVLTLYSREGGGFAEATRVTARVTAEHIGLLFRAALDAARMKEVAAQLKEALNTRAVIDQALGIVMAQRRCTSQQAFEMLRHVSQDKNVKLYQVAAGIVRKVTGEAPQRPRFEDPPPRVRPRVR from the coding sequence CCATCGCGACCCGGTCCATGCCCGACGCCCCCATGGTGAGCATCGCACTCTGCGGCGAGGACGGCCTGCGCACGGTCGCCTGCTCCCACGCCCGCGCGGAGCTGCTGGACGAGCTGCAGTCGATCACCGGGCAGGGCCCGTCCCTCGACGCGCTCGGCACCGGCGAGCCCGTGACGTCGGGCGACGCGGTCTCCGACGCCCGCTGGCAGCGCTTCACCGCCGAGTCCGGCCTGAAGAGCCTGCACTCCGAGCCGCTGAAGTCGGAGGGCCTGATGCTGGGCGTGCTGACGCTCTACTCGCGCGAGGGCGGCGGCTTCGCGGAGGCGACCCGGGTGACCGCGCGGGTGACGGCCGAGCACATCGGCCTGCTGTTCCGCGCGGCGCTGGACGCGGCCCGGATGAAGGAGGTGGCCGCGCAGCTCAAGGAGGCGCTGAACACGCGGGCGGTCATCGACCAGGCGCTCGGCATCGTCATGGCGCAGCGTCGGTGCACCTCGCAGCAGGCGTTCGAGATGCTCCGGCACGTCTCCCAGGACAAGAACGTCAAGCTGTACCAGGTGGCGGCCGGCATCGTGCGCAAGGTGACCGGGGAGGCGCCGCAGCGGCCCCGCTTCGAGGACCCGCCGCCGCGGGTGCGGCCGCGCGTG